CCGCCGGTCATCGACCTCGGCCCGCAACTGACCCACGAACAACTGCTGGCCTCGATGCACGCTACCCTGCAACGGCATGAGGGCGGGCCGGTCTGGCTGTTCGCCTATGGTTCGTTGATCTGGCGCCCGGAGTGCGCCACCGTGGAGCGCCAGCGCGCCCGTGTGCATGGTTACCACCGCGGGCTGTATCTCTGGTCGCATGAGCATCGCGGTACGCCGGATGCGCCGGGGCTGGTATTCGGCCTGGATCGCGGTGGTTCCTGCACGGGCGTCGCCTATCGCCTGGCCGATGAATGCCTGGAAGAGTCGTTGCTGGCGCTGTGGAAACGCGAGATGCCATACCCGTCGTATCGGCCGCACTGGCTCAGTTGCCGGCTGGCCGATGGCAGCAAGATCCAGGCCTTGGGCTTCGTGCTGGAGCGGCACCTGCCCAGCTACGCGGGCAACCTGCCCGACAGTGTGCTGAGCCAGGTCCTGGCCTGCGCCAGCGGGCGTTCCGGCACCACGCGCGATTACGTGCAGCAGACTGCCCAGGCGTTGCGCAGCCACGCCATGCCAGACCGGAATCTGGAGGCGCGGCTCAGGCGTTGCGGGTCGCTGGTCTGAATCAGGCCTTGACCGGACGCGAGGTGCTGGCAGCCTGCTTGTGCCGCAGGGTCGGTGCCAGGAAGGCCATGGCCAGGATGCACGAACCCACCAGCAGGACGAAGCCGCCGTCCCAGCCGAAGTGGTCCACGGTGTAGCCGATGGCGGCGCTGGCTGCGACCGATCCGCCTAGGTAGCCGAACAGGCCGGTAAAGCCGGCGGCGGTACCGGCGGCTTTCTTCGGCGCCAGTTCCAGGGCCTGCAAGCCGATCAGCATCACCGGGCCGTAGATCAGGAAGCCGATCGACACCAGGGCGATCATGTCCACGGTCGGGTTGCCTTCCGGGTTCAGCCAGTAGACCAGGGTGGCGACGGTCACCAGGAACATAAACACCATGCCGGTCAGGCCGCGATTACCCTTGAAGATCTTGTCCGACATCCAGCCGCACAGCAGGGTGCCGGGAATGCCGGCCCACTCGTAGAGGAAATATGCCCAGGAGCTTTTATCGACGGTGAAGTGCTTGGCTTCCTTGAGGTAGGTGGGCGCCCAGTCGAGTACGCCGTAGCGCAGCAGGTAGACGAACACGTTGGCCAGGGCGATGTACCACAGCAGCTTGTTGCGCAGCACGTACTTGACAAAGATTTCCTTGGTGCTGAATTCCTCTTCATGGCTGGCGTCGTAGCCTTCCGGGTAATCGTTCTTGTATTGCTCGATCGACGGCAGGCCCACCGATTGCGGGGTGTCGCGCATGGTCGCGAAGGCGAACACCGCCACCAGCAAAGCCACCGCCGCCGGCACGTAGAACGCCGCATGCCAGTCGTTGGTCCAGCCCAGGCCGAGCAGGAACAGTGGGCCGATCAGGCCGCCACCGACGTTGTGCGCAACGTTCCATACCGACACCACGCCACCGCGTTCCTTCTGCGACCACCAGTGCACCATGGTGCGCCCGCTGGGCGGCCAGCCCATGCCCTGTGCCCAGCCATTGATGAACAGCAGGATGAACATGATGGTCACGCTGGACGTGGCCCAAGGCGCGAAGCCGAAGATGAACATCACTCCGGCCGAGACCAGCAGGCCGAAGGGCAGGAAGTAGCGTGGGTTGGAGCGGTCGGAGACCAGGCCCATGAGGAACTTCGACAGGCCGTAGGCGATGGCGATGGCCGACATCGCCACCCCCAGCTGGCCGCGGGTATAGCCCTCTTCGATGAGGTAGGGCATGGCCAGCGAGAAGTTCTTGCGCAGCAGGTAGTAACCGGCATAGCCAATGAAGATGCCGGCGAAGATCTGCCAGCGCAGGCGACGGTAGGTGCTGTCGACCTGCTCTTCGGGCAGGGGCGCGCGGTGTGGGGCGGGACGGAAAAACGCAAACATGAAGATGCTCCGGTTCTTGTTCTTTTTGCGAAAGTGAATGTTACATTTTCGTTACAGAAAAAAGCAGTGCCTCCGGACGTTTGGAGCCAAATTTTTTTCGTTTTTGTTCATTTGTGAACATGTTCGCACTTCGGTGGTGCGCCAGCTTGCACGCAGCGTGACGCCGTCGACCTATTCCTTTTGCGCGTTTGGCCGATAAGCTCTGAGTAGTCCGGATTCATGCCAGGCCTGTGCTGGGTCTGGCAGCCGGATTGGCGCTACACTGCGTGTCGCTGCGGCGCTCGCCCCGGGCGACCGGCCTGGCGCTGCGCGGGCAAATCGAATTGAGGAGTGGATTGTGAAAGCGTGGATCCTGATGTTGCTGGCTTTGACCTTGCCCGCCCTGGCGCAGGCCGAGGAAAAGAAGGAAGAATCGGCTGAGCCCAAGCCAGCCTATGTGACCCTCGCGCCACCGTTCGTTGGCAACTACGCCCTGGATGGCGGCCCCAAGCTGCGCGTCTACAAGGCCGACATCGCCTTGCGCGTGACCGGCACCGAGGCCCAGGCTGCGGTCAAGCGCAATGATCCCCTGATTCGCAATCAACTGGTGGCGCTGTTCTCCCAGCAGACCGTCGAGAGCATGAGCAGCGCCGATGCCAAGGAAAAGCTGCGTCAGGAAGCGCTCAAGCAGGTTCAGCAGGTGTTGACCACCGAAGAGGGGCAGCCCTATGTCGAAGACCTGCTGTTCAACAACCTGATCGCCCAGTAAAGGCATTCAGCGCAGGGCGAGAATGGCCGCCCACTGTTCGGCGGTCACCGGCATCACCGACAGGCGGCTGCCCTTTTGCACCAGCGGCAACTGTTCCAGTGCGCTCTGCTGTTTCAGGTAACCCAGCCCCAGCACTTGGGTGAAGAGGCTCTCGAAGGCAACGTCGATGGCGCTCCAGGGGTTCTTTTCCGCGCTGGCCTTGGCGTCGAAGTAATGACTGTCGGGGTCCAAGGCCGTAGGGTCCGGGTAGGCGGCGCGAGCGATGGTGCCGATACCGGCAATGCCGGGTTCCGGGCAACTGGAGTGGTAGAAGAAGAACGCATCGCCTATCTTCATGGCACGCAGAAAGTTGCGTGCCTGATAGTTGCGCACCCCGTCCCAGCGGGCTGTGCCCAAGCGTTTCAGGTCGCTGATCGAGAACTCGTCAGGCTCCGATTTCATCAGCCAGTAGGCCACGTTGCATACTCCTGTTACGAAAAAAACAAGGCAATGACAAACCGACAGCCGGTTGACGTCAGGATTTGCGTACTGGATCACGTTATCGCAAAATGCCGCACCTTTCAGTTATCGCTGTTGCACGACCATCTACATCGCTGCCGACAACGTATTGATTTGCTGCAGGAGGGCAATCAATGAATCGCAAGCCGGATCTTCTCTGGATTCTCGTTTTCTTGTTCGGCTTGGGTATCGTGACCACCGGTTATGCGCAGAGTCTCTGGTCCAACAAGACTGAAGCGCCCGTCCACGTCGCTCAGCAGAAGGGCGTGAGCCGCAACTGAGCCGTCCTGGGGTCAGTCGGTGAACGCGGCTTCAGCCACGAAGACCGCCCGCTCACAGCAGATGCGCTGATTTACTGCCCATTCGCGGCTGAAGCCGCTGCTACTTGGTTCGATTGGTAAGCATCAGGCCTGGGCCAAGTACCAGCGCTTGTCCGAGACCGTGCCCAGCAGCGGGATATCCCAACTGGCCATCGCCAGGCGCTCGACTTTCTGACATTCATGGGCCAGCCCGAGCAATACCGGCTTGCGCCAGGTCTTGCGGCGGCTGCGATAAGCCAGGCTGCGGTCGTAGAAACCACCCCCCATGCCCAATCGACCGCCCTGTTCGTCGAAGCCCACCAGGGGCAGAAGAACCAGGTCCAGCGCCCATACTGGTCGCTGCCTCGAGCGGTCGATGCGCGGTTCCGGAATGCCGAAGCGGTTCGCTCGCAGGGCTTCACCCCGGCGCACCCGCTGGAACACCATTTTCGTCCGTGGCCAGGCGTTCAGCACTGGCAGGTAGGTGGCCTTGCCGCGACGTTGGGCTGCGCGCATCAGCCAGCGCGGGTCGATTTCCCCGTCATTGGCCAGATACAGCGAGACATGCCGAGCGCGGCGGAACAGCGGGTGCTGGGCCAGCTGGCGGTACAGGTCGCGTGCAGCATCACGTTGCTGGCTCTGGCTCAGGGCTCTGCGGGCCTGGCGCAGTTGGCGACGCAATTGCGGGCGGGTCAGGACGGGTTGGGTGCTCATGAACGGCTGGTCATGCAGGCGGGTCCTCGACTGAGGAAGGGGAACAGCCACTGCCAGTGAGGGCAGGCAATGGCTGAAAACTGGACTCCCCGACGAGCCGCTGTCGGTGTAGCCCTTGAACCCGAAAGTTCAAGGTGGAGATTGCAGGAGGTTTTAAGGCTTTCCGTCGAGCGGACATGCACACCAACCCCGACGTGCAACCCCCGTGGTTGTGCGTATCGGCTCAGGGACATGACCGACTGGCAAACACTCCAGGGAGCGGCGCAAGTATACAGAAACGTTACGCAATATTCAGCCCCGAGACGCATCCGGTGCTGGAGCGCCCTCGCCAGCCAGGGCCAGATCGACTTTTTCGAGCAGGTCACGGACCTGTTCGCGGGTCGAGCCGCCGACCTGCATGTCGGGCAGATTCTGCTTGTGCAGCAGGTCGTGGGTAATGTTCAGGGCAGCCATGACGGCGATCCGATCCGCGCCGATCACTTTGCCGCTGCTGCGGATCTCACGCATCTTGCCGTCCAGGTAGCGGGCGGCGCTGATCAGGTTGGTGCGCTCTTCCTGAGGGCAGATGATCGAGTATTCCTTATCGAGGATTTGGACGGTGACGCTGTTGCCGTTGCTCATGAGTCTTGCTCCAGGGCCTTGAGGCGCGAAATCAGTGACTCGACCTTCTGCCGGGCGATTTCGTTCTTTTCGATGAGGTGGGCGCGTTCCTCGCGCCAGGACTTTTCCTGAGCTAATAGGAACGCATTTTGGCTTTTTAGTTGCTCGACCCGTTCGAGCAACAGCTCCAACCGGTTCATCAGCGCTTGCAGATCGGTGTCTGGCATGGGTCCCCACGGAATACTTTCTGATGAGCGGCACGACTTCGCCGTCGATGATTCTGCCTGGTGGGGACTTTAAGGGTTTCGGCTTGTGCTGAAACGCTAACAGCCCCTACGATACAAGGCCTCCATTCTAGACATTGCGCCCTTTGGCGACCAGTTGACCATGCCCACTCCGAATTCTCCCTACAAAGCCTTCGCCACCCTGCTGAGCAGCAATGGCCACCCGGTCTCTCCCGCCGAACTGCACGGCCTTCTGCTTGGCCGCAGTTGCGCTGGCGCCGGTTTCGACAGCGAAGGCTGGTTCGCCGACGCTTCTATCCTGCTGGAGTCCGAGCCCCAGGAAAACGTGCGCCAGGCGCTGGTCGGCCTGCAGGAAATGGTCAAGGGCGAGTTGAGCAGCGAAGACATGACCGTGGTCCTGCTGCTGCCCGGCGACGACGAACCACTGGCCGAACGCGCTGTGGCGCTGGGGCAGTGGTGCCAAGGCTTCCTCTCGGGCTTCGGCCTGGCGGCCGGCGACCGCGTACTGAGCATCGAGGCCACCGAAGTGCTGCAGGACCTCGCTGCCATTGCCCAGGTCCAGGACGCCCTCGAAGAGTCCGAGGATGGCGAAAACGACTACATGGAAGTCATGGAATACCTGCGCGTCGCGCCGTTGCTGCTGTACTCCGAGTGTGTCAGGAAAGACCCTGCCCAGGCGCAGCCCAAGCCGTCCCTGCACTGATCCCCAACCCGGCGTGGCCGGTTGCGGCTGGCCCGCAGCGGCGCGCCTCCACGGGAGGTGTCCCTTGTCGATGATCCATATTCCGAAGGCCGAGTACGCGCGGCGTCGCAAGGCCCTGATGGCGCAGATGGAGCCCAACAGCATCGCCATCCTGCCGGCGGCGGCCGTGGCTATCCGTAATCGTGACGTCGAGCACGTCTACCGCCAGGACAGCGACTTCCAGTACCTGACCGGTTTTCCTGAACCCGAAGCGGTGGTTGTGCTGATTCCGGGTCGCGAATACGGCGAGTACGTGCTGTTCTGCCGCGAGCGCAACCCCGAGCGTGAACTGTGGGACGGCCTGCGCGCCGGCCAGGAGGGCGCCGTACGTGACTACGGTGCCGACGACGCATTCCCCATCAATGACATCGACGACATCCTGCCCGGCCTCATCGAAGGCCGGGACCGGGTCTACTCGGCCATGGGCAGCCATGCCGAGTTCGACCGGCACCTGATGGAGTGGATCAACAGCATCCGCTCCAAGGCTCATCTCGGCGCCCAGCCGCCGAACGAATTCGTTGCCCTGGATCACCTGCTGCATGACATGCGCCTGTATAAATCGGCCGCCGAGGTCAAGGTCATGCGCTATGCCGCGCAGGTCTCGGCGCGTGCCCACGTACGCGCCATGCAGGCTTGCCGCGCCGGGTTGCACGAATACAGCCTGGAGGCCGAGCTGGAATACGAATTCCGCAAGGGCGGTGCACGCATGCCGGCCTATGGGTCCATCGTCGCTTCCGGCCGCAACGCCTGCATCTTGCATTACCAGGAAAACGCCGCTGCGCTGAAAAACGGCGACCTGGTGCTGATCGATGCCGGTTGCGAGATCGACTGCTACGCCAGCGACATCACCCGCACCTTTCCGGTCAGCGGCCGCTTTTCAGTCGAGCAGAAGGCGATCTACGAACTGGTGCTCAAGGCCCAGCAGGCCGCCTTCGAGGCCATCGGGCCCGGTCGGCACTGGAACGAGGCCCACGAGGCCACGGTGCAGGTGATCACCGCCGGCCTGGTTGAGTTGGGGTTGCTCAAGGGTGACG
The Pseudomonas sp. DTU_2021_1001937_2_SI_NGA_ILE_001 DNA segment above includes these coding regions:
- a CDS encoding gamma-glutamylcyclotransferase; protein product: MGNPVNDLAAAVHGGLGLTYPPVIDLGPQLTHEQLLASMHATLQRHEGGPVWLFAYGSLIWRPECATVERQRARVHGYHRGLYLWSHEHRGTPDAPGLVFGLDRGGSCTGVAYRLADECLEESLLALWKREMPYPSYRPHWLSCRLADGSKIQALGFVLERHLPSYAGNLPDSVLSQVLACASGRSGTTRDYVQQTAQALRSHAMPDRNLEARLRRCGSLV
- the glpT gene encoding glycerol-3-phosphate transporter; amino-acid sequence: MFAFFRPAPHRAPLPEEQVDSTYRRLRWQIFAGIFIGYAGYYLLRKNFSLAMPYLIEEGYTRGQLGVAMSAIAIAYGLSKFLMGLVSDRSNPRYFLPFGLLVSAGVMFIFGFAPWATSSVTIMFILLFINGWAQGMGWPPSGRTMVHWWSQKERGGVVSVWNVAHNVGGGLIGPLFLLGLGWTNDWHAAFYVPAAVALLVAVFAFATMRDTPQSVGLPSIEQYKNDYPEGYDASHEEEFSTKEIFVKYVLRNKLLWYIALANVFVYLLRYGVLDWAPTYLKEAKHFTVDKSSWAYFLYEWAGIPGTLLCGWMSDKIFKGNRGLTGMVFMFLVTVATLVYWLNPEGNPTVDMIALVSIGFLIYGPVMLIGLQALELAPKKAAGTAAGFTGLFGYLGGSVAASAAIGYTVDHFGWDGGFVLLVGSCILAMAFLAPTLRHKQAASTSRPVKA
- a CDS encoding flagellar basal body-associated protein FliL → MKAWILMLLALTLPALAQAEEKKEESAEPKPAYVTLAPPFVGNYALDGGPKLRVYKADIALRVTGTEAQAAVKRNDPLIRNQLVALFSQQTVESMSSADAKEKLRQEALKQVQQVLTTEEGQPYVEDLLFNNLIAQ
- a CDS encoding EVE domain-containing protein — translated: MAYWLMKSEPDEFSISDLKRLGTARWDGVRNYQARNFLRAMKIGDAFFFYHSSCPEPGIAGIGTIARAAYPDPTALDPDSHYFDAKASAEKNPWSAIDVAFESLFTQVLGLGYLKQQSALEQLPLVQKGSRLSVMPVTAEQWAAILALR
- a CDS encoding 5-formyltetrahydrofolate cyclo-ligase; translated protein: MSTQPVLTRPQLRRQLRQARRALSQSQQRDAARDLYRQLAQHPLFRRARHVSLYLANDGEIDPRWLMRAAQRRGKATYLPVLNAWPRTKMVFQRVRRGEALRANRFGIPEPRIDRSRQRPVWALDLVLLPLVGFDEQGGRLGMGGGFYDRSLAYRSRRKTWRKPVLLGLAHECQKVERLAMASWDIPLLGTVSDKRWYLAQA
- a CDS encoding cell division protein ZapA — its product is MSNGNSVTVQILDKEYSIICPQEERTNLISAARYLDGKMREIRSSGKVIGADRIAVMAALNITHDLLHKQNLPDMQVGGSTREQVRDLLEKVDLALAGEGAPAPDASRG
- a CDS encoding TIGR02449 family protein, whose product is MPDTDLQALMNRLELLLERVEQLKSQNAFLLAQEKSWREERAHLIEKNEIARQKVESLISRLKALEQDS
- a CDS encoding YecA family protein, coding for MPTPNSPYKAFATLLSSNGHPVSPAELHGLLLGRSCAGAGFDSEGWFADASILLESEPQENVRQALVGLQEMVKGELSSEDMTVVLLLPGDDEPLAERAVALGQWCQGFLSGFGLAAGDRVLSIEATEVLQDLAAIAQVQDALEESEDGENDYMEVMEYLRVAPLLLYSECVRKDPAQAQPKPSLH
- the pepP gene encoding Xaa-Pro aminopeptidase, with translation MIHIPKAEYARRRKALMAQMEPNSIAILPAAAVAIRNRDVEHVYRQDSDFQYLTGFPEPEAVVVLIPGREYGEYVLFCRERNPERELWDGLRAGQEGAVRDYGADDAFPINDIDDILPGLIEGRDRVYSAMGSHAEFDRHLMEWINSIRSKAHLGAQPPNEFVALDHLLHDMRLYKSAAEVKVMRYAAQVSARAHVRAMQACRAGLHEYSLEAELEYEFRKGGARMPAYGSIVASGRNACILHYQENAAALKNGDLVLIDAGCEIDCYASDITRTFPVSGRFSVEQKAIYELVLKAQQAAFEAIGPGRHWNEAHEATVQVITAGLVELGLLKGDVAQLIEDGAHRAFYMHRAGHWLGMDVHDVGDYKVGGEWRVLEPGMALTVEPGIYIAADNQNVAKKWRGIGVRIEDDVVVTRQGCEILTGDVPRSVAEIEALMAAARAEVA